In the genome of Porphyrobacter sp. ULC335, one region contains:
- a CDS encoding DUF3576 domain-containing protein gives MAVALLGVSLLGLSACGGGGRPRTELAPAQLNTIGVNAYLWRASLDTVSFAPLLQADSAGGVIVTDWYTNPTNPTERVKLTVTILDQDLRADALRVAASRQVNEGGNWVEAPVQAATVQKLEDIILTKARDLRRQALAS, from the coding sequence ATGGCTGTTGCGCTGCTTGGCGTGTCGCTGCTCGGGCTGAGCGCCTGTGGCGGCGGCGGTCGTCCGCGCACCGAGCTGGCCCCGGCACAGCTCAACACCATCGGCGTCAACGCCTATCTGTGGCGTGCTTCGCTCGACACGGTCAGCTTTGCGCCGCTGCTTCAGGCGGACAGTGCGGGCGGCGTGATCGTCACCGATTGGTACACCAACCCCACCAACCCGACCGAGCGGGTCAAGCTGACCGTGACGATCCTCGATCAGGATCTGCGCGCCGATGCCCTGCGCGTCGCGGCGAGCCGTCAGGTCAACGAAGGCGGCAACTGGGTCGAAGCCCCGGTGCAGGCGGCCACCGTGCAGAAGCTTGAGGACATCATCCTTACCAAGGCCCGCGATCTGCGGCGCCAAGCCCTCGCTTCCTGA
- a CDS encoding quinone-dependent dihydroorotate dehydrogenase gives MLFRLIKPALFALDSETGHRLAIRGLAALPPRAPAKAGPLAMEVAGLVFPNPVGVAAGFDKDAEVPDALLGLGFGFTEVGSITPLPQAGNPKPRLFRLVEDGAVINRMGFNNGGADAALARLKARAGRSGIVGVNIGANKDSADRIADYAVMARVMAPVASYLCVNISSPNTPGLRALQDESALTGLLDAVIAARDAVVPDSPPPVFLKVAPDLEPADIDAIARIAIDKQLGGLVVSNTTISRPALRSHHAGETGGLSGAPLRDLATRRLRDFRKATGGAVPLVGVGGIATAEHAWKRIRAGASLVQLYSAMVYEGPGLGAQIVRGLEALMQRDGFASIAEAVGSE, from the coding sequence ATGCTGTTCCGCCTCATCAAGCCTGCGCTTTTCGCGCTCGATTCCGAAACCGGACACAGGCTGGCTATCCGCGGGCTTGCCGCCCTGCCTCCGCGTGCGCCTGCCAAGGCAGGGCCGCTGGCGATGGAGGTGGCCGGGCTCGTCTTTCCCAATCCGGTCGGGGTGGCAGCGGGGTTCGACAAGGACGCAGAGGTGCCCGACGCGTTGCTGGGCCTCGGCTTCGGCTTTACCGAAGTCGGCTCGATCACCCCGCTCCCGCAGGCCGGCAACCCCAAGCCGCGTCTGTTCCGGCTGGTCGAGGACGGGGCGGTCATCAATCGCATGGGGTTCAACAATGGCGGGGCCGATGCGGCGTTAGCGCGGCTGAAGGCGCGGGCAGGGCGATCAGGGATCGTCGGGGTCAATATCGGCGCGAACAAGGATTCGGCGGACCGTATCGCCGATTACGCGGTGATGGCGCGGGTAATGGCACCGGTGGCGAGCTATCTTTGCGTGAACATCTCCAGCCCGAATACTCCGGGCCTGCGCGCGCTTCAGGACGAGAGCGCCCTGACTGGCCTTCTCGATGCCGTAATCGCCGCGCGCGACGCGGTTGTTCCCGACTCCCCGCCCCCCGTGTTCCTCAAGGTCGCACCCGATCTCGAACCGGCGGACATCGACGCCATCGCGCGCATTGCAATCGACAAGCAGCTGGGCGGGCTGGTGGTTTCAAACACCACGATCAGCCGCCCGGCCTTGCGATCGCACCACGCGGGCGAGACGGGCGGGCTTTCGGGCGCGCCCTTGCGCGATCTGGCGACCCGGCGGCTGCGGGACTTCCGCAAGGCGACGGGCGGCGCGGTCCCTCTGGTCGGCGTGGGCGGTATCGCCACGGCGGAGCACGCCTGGAAGCGCATCCGGGCGGGCGCGAGCCTCGTCCAGCTCTACTCCGCGATGGTCTATGAAGGCCCCGGCCTCGGCGCGCAGATTGTGCGCGGGCTGGAGGCGCTGATGCAGCGCGACGGGTTCGCCAGCATTGCCGAAGCGGTGGGAAGCGAATAG
- a CDS encoding DUF7010 family protein produces the protein MALTEAQADLRRAHVNGGAGVMVSGLAWFAATVAFFAAGPRAAFFTLFVCGLAIAPVAQLVTKFVFKAPASGAGKRLEWIAIATVPVLLAGFYIGWLRLGTTPFAAIPIVAIGVGLRYLTFPVMYGGTPFALLGGAFVLAGAVSLAAPEHAALLMTLSLAFLEITVGALMVRRWQAAPGPA, from the coding sequence ATGGCTTTGACCGAAGCGCAGGCAGACCTGCGGCGCGCCCATGTCAATGGCGGGGCCGGGGTGATGGTATCGGGCCTCGCGTGGTTTGCGGCGACTGTCGCGTTTTTCGCAGCAGGGCCGCGGGCGGCATTTTTCACCTTGTTTGTCTGCGGCTTGGCCATCGCTCCGGTGGCGCAATTGGTGACAAAGTTCGTCTTCAAGGCACCTGCATCAGGCGCAGGAAAGCGGCTTGAGTGGATCGCCATTGCAACCGTGCCGGTCCTGCTGGCGGGGTTCTACATCGGGTGGCTGCGGCTCGGCACAACACCCTTTGCTGCGATCCCGATCGTCGCGATAGGTGTGGGGCTGCGCTATCTGACCTTCCCTGTGATGTACGGGGGCACCCCCTTCGCGCTTCTCGGCGGAGCCTTCGTGCTTGCCGGCGCGGTCAGCCTCGCCGCGCCAGAGCACGCCGCGCTGCTGATGACCCTCAGCCTGGCGTTTCTCGAGATAACGGTCGGGGCCCTTATGGTGCGTCGATGGCAAGCCGCGCCCGGTCCGGCCTGA
- a CDS encoding helix-turn-helix domain-containing protein, giving the protein MASSLDVLTDKEKDALRLLLRGHDAKSSARELGLSVHTVNDRLRDARRKLGVTSSREAARRLLAEEGGAPETLGDKDLGDAAERGDGADGSASATRRWAGRGLALSAIGVLAMSLLIAAVFLPASPLPVLAPATPVLSAAAAAEPTEAAAAQAAENFLKLVDESRWADSYAATGGQFRQLNTLERWTEVSEKVRPPLGKLLTRNIVGNEFVPAPPEGYRLIKFRSAYASGATQTESVSLAWEDGAWKVAGITVEQA; this is encoded by the coding sequence ATGGCCTCAAGTCTCGATGTGCTGACCGACAAGGAAAAGGATGCGCTGCGGCTGCTGCTGCGCGGGCATGATGCCAAATCCTCGGCGCGGGAGCTCGGGCTGTCGGTGCACACCGTGAACGATCGGCTGCGCGATGCGCGGCGCAAGCTTGGCGTCACCAGCAGCCGCGAGGCGGCGCGGCGCTTGCTGGCGGAGGAAGGAGGCGCCCCCGAAACGCTGGGGGACAAGGATTTGGGGGATGCGGCCGAGCGGGGCGACGGGGCAGACGGCTCGGCATCCGCCACCCGGCGGTGGGCAGGGCGCGGCCTTGCTCTGTCAGCCATCGGAGTGCTTGCCATGTCCCTGCTTATCGCCGCCGTGTTCCTTCCGGCCTCGCCGCTGCCAGTGTTGGCTCCCGCCACGCCGGTGCTATCCGCCGCCGCCGCCGCCGAGCCGACCGAAGCCGCCGCCGCGCAGGCTGCGGAGAACTTCCTGAAGCTGGTCGACGAAAGCCGCTGGGCCGACAGCTATGCCGCCACCGGAGGGCAGTTCCGGCAGCTCAACACACTGGAGCGGTGGACCGAAGTGTCCGAAAAGGTGCGCCCGCCGCTCGGCAAGCTGCTGACGCGCAACATCGTCGGCAACGAATTCGTCCCCGCTCCGCCCGAAGGCTACCGGCTGATCAAGTTCCGCTCGGCCTATGCGAGCGGCGCCACGCAGACCGAGAGCGTCTCGTTGGCGTGGGAGGATGGCGCATGGAAGGTGGCGGGGATCACGGTCGAGCAAGCGTGA
- a CDS encoding twin-arginine translocation pathway signal protein — MRFLVTAMAATLAVCSVFAAPVRAETPPSAAQPAPWIAPDFAVPTLIEGPGFKLVPLGPALVEIDYRAYMTSIAHLQATFTRSTSWPHAGLTLADAMVDMETEAGRFERRESFAYAVLTPDGLRERGCIYVYPSKVPGYDAQVQLWVTAAEYEAGFDAELYAWAKDWIARDWPFAKIAYPGRAIPWEEWDAAVRKSKAS; from the coding sequence ATGAGATTTCTGGTCACGGCAATGGCAGCCACGCTCGCGGTGTGTAGCGTGTTTGCGGCCCCGGTGCGGGCCGAAACTCCGCCGTCTGCCGCCCAGCCTGCCCCATGGATAGCGCCCGATTTCGCGGTGCCGACGCTGATTGAGGGGCCGGGGTTCAAGCTGGTGCCGCTAGGCCCTGCGCTGGTCGAGATCGACTATCGCGCCTACATGACGTCGATCGCTCACTTGCAGGCCACCTTCACGCGCAGCACAAGTTGGCCGCACGCGGGGCTCACCCTCGCTGACGCGATGGTCGACATGGAGACCGAAGCCGGCCGGTTCGAACGGCGCGAATCCTTTGCCTATGCCGTGCTCACCCCCGACGGCCTGCGCGAACGCGGCTGCATCTATGTCTATCCCAGCAAGGTGCCGGGCTATGATGCGCAAGTGCAGCTGTGGGTGACGGCGGCCGAATACGAAGCGGGCTTTGATGCCGAGCTTTACGCCTGGGCAAAGGACTGGATTGCCCGCGACTGGCCTTTCGCCAAGATTGCCTACCCCGGCCGCGCGATCCCGTGGGAGGAGTGGGATGCGGCGGTTCGCAAGAGCAAGGCCAGCTGA
- a CDS encoding AMP-dependent synthetase/ligase, which produces MLQDIDNAQNLVEIFLKRADEKGDAPFLGHKTGGQWVTQSWRSAAEHVCLLAEALRAMGLEDGDRVALVSENRPEWCIADLAIMAAGCITVPTYTTNTRRDHAHILDNSGARAAIVSTEKLLAPVVGAIGQTGLVEHVIGIDDLKRQQSGSFEYHAWAALITGDAVAARAAVDDRISRIERSETACLIYTSGTGGAPRGVMQHHGAILCNVAGAAEVLIEDFGIKDERFLSFLPLSHAYEHSGGQYLPIGVGAEIFYSEGLEKLASNIEETRPTIMVVVPRLFEVLRTRIMKQVEKQGKVANYMMDAALKIAGNSKDGKKRLRDRPLDFLVEKTLRPKIRQKFGGRIKAMVSGGAPLNPEVGNFFDAMGLTMLQGYGQTEAGPVISCNRPKVGLKMDTVGPPLRGVEVKIAEDGELLVRGELVMHGYWRNDAETARTLQDGWLHTGDIGHFDNKGRIKITDRKKDMIVNDKGDNIAPQKVEGMLTLQPEIAQAMVSGDKRPYVVGLIVPDAEWALEWARANGEKFDLKALQELPAFKNAVRAAVDRTNADLSVIEKVRQFAFADEAFSIENEEMTPSMKIRRHKIRERYQERIDGLYRG; this is translated from the coding sequence CTGTTGCAGGACATCGACAACGCGCAGAACCTTGTGGAGATATTCCTCAAGCGCGCGGACGAGAAGGGCGATGCGCCGTTCCTCGGTCACAAGACGGGCGGGCAATGGGTCACGCAAAGCTGGCGATCGGCGGCCGAGCATGTGTGCCTGCTCGCCGAAGCCTTGCGCGCCATGGGGTTGGAGGACGGCGACCGCGTGGCGCTCGTCTCCGAAAACCGGCCCGAGTGGTGCATCGCAGACCTCGCGATCATGGCTGCGGGCTGCATCACCGTTCCCACTTACACCACCAACACCCGCCGCGATCACGCGCACATCCTCGACAATTCAGGCGCACGTGCGGCAATTGTCTCGACCGAGAAGCTGCTCGCCCCGGTCGTCGGCGCGATCGGGCAGACGGGGCTGGTCGAGCATGTCATCGGCATCGACGATCTCAAGCGCCAGCAATCGGGCAGCTTCGAATATCACGCCTGGGCCGCGCTCATCACCGGTGACGCGGTGGCAGCGCGCGCGGCGGTGGATGACCGTATTTCTCGTATCGAGCGTTCGGAAACCGCATGCCTGATCTACACCAGTGGCACCGGCGGCGCGCCGCGGGGCGTGATGCAGCACCACGGCGCGATCCTGTGCAATGTTGCTGGTGCAGCCGAAGTGCTGATCGAGGATTTCGGCATCAAGGACGAACGTTTCCTGTCCTTCCTGCCGCTCAGCCACGCCTACGAGCATTCGGGCGGGCAATATCTCCCCATCGGCGTCGGTGCGGAGATCTTCTATTCCGAAGGGCTGGAAAAGCTCGCCTCGAACATCGAGGAAACCCGCCCCACTATTATGGTCGTGGTCCCGCGCCTGTTCGAAGTGCTGCGCACCCGCATCATGAAGCAGGTCGAAAAGCAGGGCAAAGTCGCCAACTACATGATGGACGCGGCGCTGAAGATCGCGGGCAATAGCAAGGACGGCAAGAAACGCCTGCGCGATCGTCCGCTCGATTTCCTTGTCGAGAAGACCCTGCGCCCCAAGATCCGCCAGAAGTTCGGCGGACGGATCAAGGCGATGGTTTCGGGCGGCGCGCCGCTCAATCCCGAAGTCGGCAATTTCTTCGACGCGATGGGGCTGACCATGCTGCAAGGCTATGGCCAGACCGAGGCTGGGCCGGTGATCAGCTGCAACCGCCCCAAGGTCGGTCTCAAGATGGACACTGTCGGCCCGCCGCTGCGCGGGGTCGAAGTGAAGATCGCCGAGGATGGCGAACTCCTCGTGCGGGGCGAGTTGGTGATGCACGGTTACTGGCGCAACGACGCCGAAACCGCGCGCACCTTGCAGGACGGCTGGCTCCACACCGGCGACATCGGGCACTTCGACAACAAGGGCCGGATCAAGATCACTGACCGCAAGAAGGACATGATCGTCAACGACAAGGGCGACAATATTGCCCCCCAGAAGGTTGAAGGCATGCTGACCCTCCAGCCCGAAATCGCGCAGGCGATGGTGAGCGGGGACAAGCGGCCTTACGTCGTCGGCCTGATCGTCCCCGATGCCGAATGGGCGCTGGAATGGGCGCGGGCCAATGGCGAGAAGTTCGACCTGAAGGCCTTGCAGGAGCTCCCTGCCTTCAAGAACGCGGTGCGCGCTGCGGTTGACCGGACCAATGCCGATCTCTCGGTGATCGAAAAGGTCCGCCAGTTCGCCTTCGCCGACGAGGCGTTCAGCATCGAGAACGAGGAAATGACCCCGAGCATGAAGATCCGCCGCCACAAGATCCGCGAGCGGTATCAGGAGCGGATCGACGGGTTGTATCGGGGCTGA
- the phbB gene encoding acetoacetyl-CoA reductase yields MGRVAIVTGGTRGIGEAICKRLQRQGHTVIANYAGNEEKARAFTAETGIPAYRWDVGDHEATMAGCAQVAADHGPVDIVVNNAGITRDGTLHKMSFDDWNDVMRINLGGCFNMAKATFPGMRERGWGRIVNIGSINGQAGQYGQVNYAAAKSGIHGFTKALAQEGAKFGVTVNAIAPGYIDTDMVAAVPPAVLEKIVAKIPVGRLGMAEEIARGVAFLTSENGGFMTGSTMSINGGQHMY; encoded by the coding sequence ATGGGCCGGGTCGCCATCGTCACCGGAGGAACGCGCGGAATCGGGGAGGCGATCTGCAAACGCCTCCAGCGCCAGGGCCACACGGTCATCGCAAATTACGCCGGGAATGAGGAAAAGGCGCGCGCCTTCACGGCGGAAACGGGCATCCCTGCCTACAGGTGGGACGTCGGCGACCACGAGGCGACCATGGCAGGCTGCGCGCAGGTCGCAGCCGATCACGGCCCGGTCGATATCGTCGTCAACAACGCCGGCATCACCCGCGACGGCACCTTGCACAAGATGAGCTTCGACGACTGGAACGATGTCATGCGCATCAACCTCGGCGGGTGCTTCAACATGGCCAAGGCCACCTTCCCCGGCATGCGCGAAAGGGGCTGGGGGCGGATCGTCAACATCGGCTCGATCAACGGGCAGGCTGGGCAATACGGGCAGGTCAACTACGCCGCCGCCAAGAGCGGAATTCACGGTTTTACCAAGGCGTTAGCGCAGGAAGGCGCGAAGTTCGGGGTGACGGTCAATGCCATCGCGCCGGGCTATATCGACACCGATATGGTCGCCGCCGTGCCACCTGCGGTGCTCGAAAAGATCGTCGCCAAGATTCCTGTCGGCCGCCTCGGCATGGCCGAGGAAATCGCCCGCGGGGTGGCCTTCCTCACTTCGGAGAACGGCGGCTTCATGACCGGCTCGACCATGAGCATTAACGGCGGCCAGCACATGTATTGA
- a CDS encoding serine hydrolase domain-containing protein — protein MAAGSPAHAETAEEEQPADGQALERLDAYIRGIEAGGDFSGVVLVARDGTIVFERAYGLRDEASGDPLRPDTRFDLASAGKMFTITAVLQQVAKGRITLDTSLGEVLTDYPNAAMRAVTVRQLLTHTAGGGEADAMFYPGSLRWEGRQPGLADLVALHGDRAPSFPPGSEQVYGNHGMILLGRMIEVLSGQDYRSYVAQNVFVPAGMDAAHADEACRVDNPAQAVAYATVGDERMPNCFAVLDGGWPAGGQSFNARDMLRFVMALRGGRLGVPAALFQQATTPQRNGFGLGFFATGYSGEFLPRDLRWGHGGKIYGQCVDVRTYERTGETIITLGNNDSPACYRVADFLHVDWKARHSGEPTTPPG, from the coding sequence TTGGCTGCCGGATCCCCGGCCCATGCCGAAACTGCCGAAGAGGAGCAGCCTGCAGACGGGCAGGCGCTTGAGCGGCTCGATGCCTACATCCGCGGTATCGAAGCGGGCGGCGATTTTTCGGGTGTGGTGCTGGTCGCACGCGATGGCACGATTGTGTTCGAGCGCGCCTATGGCCTGCGTGACGAGGCGTCCGGCGATCCGCTGCGGCCCGATACCCGCTTCGATCTCGCCTCCGCCGGCAAGATGTTCACCATCACGGCCGTGCTGCAACAGGTCGCCAAGGGCAGGATAACGCTCGACACCAGTCTGGGCGAAGTGCTGACCGATTATCCCAATGCGGCCATGCGCGCGGTGACGGTCCGGCAACTGCTGACCCATACCGCCGGAGGTGGCGAGGCGGACGCGATGTTCTATCCGGGCTCGCTACGCTGGGAAGGCCGACAGCCCGGCCTTGCCGATCTGGTCGCCTTGCACGGTGACCGGGCGCCTTCGTTCCCGCCGGGCAGTGAACAGGTCTATGGCAATCACGGTATGATCCTGCTGGGCCGCATGATCGAGGTCCTGTCGGGGCAGGATTACCGCAGCTATGTGGCGCAGAATGTCTTTGTCCCGGCCGGGATGGATGCCGCCCATGCTGACGAAGCCTGCAGGGTCGATAATCCCGCGCAGGCCGTCGCCTATGCCACGGTGGGTGACGAGCGCATGCCCAATTGCTTCGCCGTGCTGGACGGGGGATGGCCTGCTGGCGGTCAGTCCTTCAACGCGCGCGACATGCTGCGCTTTGTCATGGCGCTGCGCGGAGGGCGGCTGGGCGTCCCGGCTGCGCTGTTCCAGCAGGCAACCACCCCCCAGCGCAACGGTTTCGGCCTCGGCTTCTTCGCGACGGGCTACAGCGGGGAGTTCCTGCCGCGCGATCTGCGCTGGGGTCACGGCGGCAAGATCTACGGCCAGTGCGTCGATGTACGGACCTACGAGCGGACTGGAGAAACGATCATCACGCTCGGCAATAATGACAGCCCGGCCTGTTACCGTGTGGCGGATTTCCTTCACGTCGACTGGAAAGCTCGCCACAGCGGGGAGCCAACAACTCCGCCGGGCTGA
- the ggt gene encoding gamma-glutamyltransferase: MRIFPAFFAPLALALSACATSQTTATLDRPAVTAGAVSSADPRATAAGEAILAQGGSAVDAAIAVMLALTVVEPQSSGIGGGGFMVRADGSDGMLVTYDGRETAPAAATPTRFLDASGKVLGRDQRVFSGLSVGVPGNVALAAKAHAEHGKLPWAKLFEPAIALADNGFVMNRRLYESLAGNKGRADKSAAAKAVFFGADGEPLAVGSTVKVPALAETFRTLAAEGPQAMYDSETAAALAAYVAGETPQDGRMTAADIEGYTAKEREAVCAPYRTYRVCGMGPPSSGGTAVAQMLGQLERFDLAALGPQSPVFWHLFIESQRLAYADRELYSGDADFVEVPTSGLVEPSYMASRSALISPDTTIAKPEPGVPPGAPLARGDGPEEPENGTTHFSVVDRQGNAVSYTSTIEGAFGSGLHWRGFYLNNELTDFTLTPEENGKPVANRVEGGKRPRSSMAPTIVFDASGKPVLVIGAAGGPTIPVTVARAIIGVIDFRMGAQEALAMPFAMSFGDTLLIEEGSALAAMKDQLTALGHKSIRMGAAPIKANALGRRTDGTWEVATEPRLVSAVTP; this comes from the coding sequence ATGCGCATTTTCCCTGCCTTCTTCGCCCCGCTGGCGCTTGCCCTTTCGGCCTGTGCCACCAGCCAAACCACTGCCACCCTTGATCGGCCCGCCGTCACTGCGGGGGCAGTCAGCAGCGCCGACCCGCGCGCCACTGCGGCAGGCGAGGCGATTCTGGCGCAGGGTGGTTCGGCCGTCGATGCCGCGATCGCCGTGATGCTGGCGCTGACCGTGGTCGAGCCGCAGAGTTCGGGCATTGGCGGCGGTGGTTTCATGGTGCGTGCCGACGGCAGTGACGGAATGCTCGTCACTTACGACGGGCGCGAGACCGCACCTGCCGCCGCCACGCCGACCCGTTTCCTTGATGCGAGTGGCAAGGTGCTCGGGCGCGATCAGCGCGTGTTTTCGGGCCTCAGCGTCGGGGTTCCGGGCAATGTCGCGCTCGCTGCCAAGGCCCATGCCGAACACGGCAAGCTGCCCTGGGCCAAGCTGTTCGAACCTGCCATCGCGCTGGCCGACAACGGCTTCGTGATGAACCGCCGGCTTTACGAATCGCTCGCCGGAAACAAGGGCCGTGCGGACAAGAGCGCTGCCGCCAAGGCGGTGTTCTTCGGTGCTGACGGCGAACCGCTTGCCGTAGGATCGACCGTCAAGGTGCCAGCGCTCGCAGAGACTTTCCGCACGCTGGCCGCAGAAGGCCCGCAGGCGATGTATGACAGCGAGACCGCCGCGGCGCTCGCCGCCTATGTCGCGGGCGAAACGCCGCAGGACGGTCGCATGACCGCCGCCGATATCGAAGGCTACACCGCGAAGGAGCGCGAGGCTGTTTGCGCCCCCTACCGCACCTACCGCGTGTGCGGCATGGGCCCGCCGTCCTCTGGCGGGACAGCGGTCGCGCAGATGCTCGGCCAGCTTGAGCGCTTTGATCTCGCCGCGCTTGGCCCGCAAAGCCCGGTGTTCTGGCACCTGTTCATCGAAAGCCAGCGTCTCGCCTATGCCGACCGCGAGCTCTATTCGGGCGATGCGGATTTCGTCGAGGTACCGACCAGCGGGTTGGTCGAGCCAAGCTACATGGCCTCCCGTTCGGCGCTGATTTCGCCCGATACCACGATCGCCAAGCCTGAACCCGGTGTGCCCCCCGGTGCGCCGCTGGCGCGCGGGGACGGGCCCGAGGAGCCGGAAAACGGCACCACGCATTTCTCCGTCGTCGACAGGCAGGGCAACGCGGTCAGCTACACCTCCACCATCGAAGGCGCGTTCGGATCGGGACTGCACTGGCGCGGGTTCTACCTCAACAACGAGCTGACCGATTTCACCCTCACGCCCGAGGAGAACGGCAAGCCGGTCGCCAACCGGGTCGAGGGCGGCAAGCGCCCGCGTTCGTCGATGGCGCCGACCATTGTGTTCGACGCTTCGGGCAAGCCGGTGCTGGTGATCGGCGCCGCGGGCGGGCCCACCATTCCGGTAACGGTCGCCCGGGCGATCATCGGCGTGATCGATTTCCGGATGGGCGCACAGGAGGCGCTGGCGATGCCCTTCGCCATGTCCTTCGGTGACACGCTGCTGATCGAGGAAGGCAGTGCGTTGGCCGCAATGAAGGACCAGCTGACCGCGCTGGGTCACAAGTCCATCCGGATGGGGGCCGCGCCGATCAAGGCCAATGCGCTCGGTCGGCGGACAGACGGCACGTGGGAAGTCGCAACCGAGCCGCGTCTCGTCAGCGCCGTCACACCCTGA